One segment of Aggregicoccus sp. 17bor-14 DNA contains the following:
- a CDS encoding M3 family metallopeptidase yields MRKSLIAGASAAALMSAACATSAKTEVKTEAQAPLVQAPAAAQTAAPAPKPKMEAPVNNPLIAKWTGPYGGVPPLDQVKVEHFKPALEWGMELNRRELAAIASNPAPATFENTIAAMDNSGRVLNDVSTVYGIWGSTLSSPEFQAVEKEMDAKLAAFSDEVTQNAPLFARIEQVYNSPEKSKLTPEQQRLTWLTYTNFVRAGAKLDAAGKKRMAEINLRLASLYTDFSQHLLHDEESYATVLESEQELAGLPDSVRAGAAAAAEDLGQKGKWAITNTRSSMEPFLTYSSRRDLREKVWKNYVNRGDNGDANDNNALITEILQLRAERAKLLGYKTHAHWRLENSMAKTPERAVQLMEAVWPAAVARVHEEVADMQKVADAESAKSHSEKITIAPWDYRYYAEKVRKAKYDLDENEVKPYLQLEKLREGMFWVAGELLNFSFTPVTNVPVPHPDVRVWEVKDKTSGKHVGLWYFDPYARKGKRSGAWMNAYRNQERLAGDVTTIVSNNSNFVKGKPGEPVLVSWTDAETLFHEFGHALHGLSSNVTYPSLSGTSVARDYVEFPSQMLENWLPTPQVLNRFALHYKTGKPLPQALVKKIEKARTFNQGFATVEYLASALVDMKLHLAGSQKIDPDQFEKETLEKLGMPKEIVMRHRTPQFGHVFSGDGYSAGYYSYLWADTLSTDAFETFLEGKGPYDHTVAERLRKNVLSVGNTVDPADAYRAFRGHDAGIGALMRKRGFPVPAASAEKKTVQ; encoded by the coding sequence ATGCGTAAGTCCCTGATCGCCGGCGCGAGCGCCGCGGCCCTCATGTCCGCAGCGTGCGCGACCTCTGCCAAGACGGAGGTCAAGACCGAGGCGCAGGCCCCGCTGGTCCAAGCCCCTGCCGCGGCGCAGACCGCTGCGCCCGCGCCGAAGCCGAAGATGGAGGCGCCCGTGAACAACCCGCTCATCGCGAAGTGGACCGGCCCCTATGGCGGCGTGCCGCCGCTGGACCAGGTGAAGGTGGAGCACTTCAAGCCCGCGCTCGAGTGGGGCATGGAGCTCAACCGCCGCGAGCTCGCCGCCATCGCGAGCAACCCCGCGCCCGCCACCTTCGAGAACACCATCGCCGCGATGGACAACTCGGGCCGCGTGCTCAACGACGTGTCCACCGTGTACGGCATCTGGGGCTCCACGCTGAGCAGCCCCGAGTTCCAGGCGGTGGAGAAGGAGATGGACGCGAAGCTCGCCGCCTTCTCCGACGAGGTGACCCAGAACGCGCCGCTCTTCGCGCGCATCGAGCAGGTCTACAACTCTCCCGAGAAGAGCAAGCTCACCCCCGAGCAGCAGCGCCTCACCTGGCTCACGTACACGAACTTCGTGCGCGCGGGCGCGAAGCTGGACGCGGCCGGCAAGAAGCGCATGGCGGAGATCAACCTGCGCCTCGCCTCGCTCTACACGGACTTCAGCCAGCACCTGCTGCACGACGAGGAGAGCTACGCCACGGTGCTCGAGAGCGAGCAGGAGCTCGCGGGCCTGCCGGACAGCGTGCGCGCGGGCGCCGCGGCGGCCGCCGAGGACCTGGGCCAGAAGGGCAAGTGGGCCATCACCAACACCCGCTCCAGCATGGAGCCCTTCCTCACCTACTCCTCGCGCCGCGACCTGCGCGAGAAGGTCTGGAAGAACTACGTGAACCGCGGCGACAACGGTGACGCGAACGACAACAACGCGCTCATCACCGAGATCCTCCAGCTGCGCGCCGAGCGCGCGAAGCTGCTCGGCTACAAGACGCACGCGCACTGGCGCCTGGAGAACTCCATGGCCAAGACGCCCGAGCGCGCCGTGCAGCTGATGGAGGCCGTGTGGCCGGCGGCCGTCGCGCGCGTGCACGAGGAGGTCGCCGACATGCAGAAGGTGGCCGACGCCGAGAGCGCGAAGAGCCACTCGGAGAAGATCACCATCGCGCCGTGGGACTACCGCTACTACGCCGAGAAGGTGCGCAAGGCGAAGTACGACCTGGACGAGAACGAGGTGAAGCCCTACCTGCAGCTCGAGAAGCTGCGCGAGGGCATGTTCTGGGTCGCCGGCGAGCTGCTCAACTTCTCCTTCACCCCCGTGACCAACGTGCCCGTGCCGCACCCGGACGTGCGCGTGTGGGAGGTGAAGGACAAGACCAGCGGCAAGCACGTGGGGCTCTGGTACTTCGACCCCTACGCGCGCAAGGGCAAGCGCTCGGGCGCGTGGATGAACGCGTACCGCAACCAGGAGCGGCTCGCGGGTGACGTGACCACCATCGTGAGCAACAACTCCAACTTCGTGAAGGGCAAGCCCGGCGAGCCCGTGCTCGTGAGCTGGACCGACGCGGAGACCCTGTTCCACGAGTTCGGCCACGCGCTGCACGGCCTGTCCAGCAACGTGACCTACCCGAGCCTCTCGGGCACCAGCGTCGCGCGCGACTACGTGGAGTTCCCCAGCCAGATGCTCGAGAACTGGCTGCCCACGCCCCAGGTGCTCAACCGCTTCGCGCTCCACTACAAGACCGGCAAGCCGCTGCCCCAGGCGCTGGTGAAGAAGATCGAGAAGGCGCGCACCTTCAACCAGGGCTTCGCCACCGTGGAGTACCTGGCCAGCGCGCTCGTGGACATGAAGCTGCACCTGGCCGGCAGCCAGAAGATCGATCCGGACCAGTTCGAGAAGGAGACGCTCGAGAAGCTCGGCATGCCGAAGGAGATCGTCATGCGCCACCGCACGCCGCAGTTCGGGCACGTGTTCTCGGGCGACGGGTACTCGGCCGGCTACTACAGCTACCTGTGGGCGGACACGCTGAGCACGGACGCGTTCGAGACCTTCCTCGAGGGCAAGGGGCCCTACGACCACACCGTGGCCGAGCGGCTGCGCAAGAACGTGCTGAGCGTGGGCAACACCGTGGACCCGGCGGACGCGTACCGCGCCTTCCGCGGCCACGACGCGGGCATCGGCGCGCTGATGCGCAAGCGCGGCTTCCCGGTGCCGGCGGCCTCCGCAGAGAAGAAGACCGTGCAGTAA
- a CDS encoding DMT family transporter has protein sequence MRTKTLLVYATCCLLWGSTWLVIKLGLTELPPFLFGGVRMLIAFAMLTPLALREPLRHHSRATWRNIVMMGALQLGLSYALTFYAQGHLDSGLAAVLFSTYPIWAALFAHALLPAEPLSVRKGVATALGVGGILVLEAPALRALASGGDVGRGGVPPVALLVVLSAMVSAFGNVLQKKRLADVTPAVNLWVQTLVGGLLLLSLHGVFQPHAPAHFSLKAVGCLLYLAAFGTVATFLCLFWLLKRVSMVAIGVIPLADTMIAVCLGTAVLGEQLGWRQAAGAVLVFLGAAAANLEPAPKPAPACAPGE, from the coding sequence CTGGCTCGTGATCAAGCTGGGGCTCACCGAGCTGCCCCCCTTCCTCTTCGGCGGGGTGCGCATGCTCATCGCGTTCGCGATGCTCACCCCGCTCGCGCTGCGCGAGCCGCTGCGGCACCATTCGCGCGCCACATGGCGCAACATCGTGATGATGGGCGCGCTGCAGCTGGGCTTGAGCTACGCGCTCACCTTCTATGCGCAGGGGCACCTCGACTCGGGGCTCGCCGCGGTGCTGTTCTCCACCTACCCCATCTGGGCGGCGCTCTTCGCGCACGCGCTCCTGCCCGCGGAGCCGCTCTCCGTGCGCAAGGGCGTGGCCACGGCGCTGGGGGTGGGCGGCATCCTGGTGCTCGAGGCGCCGGCGCTGCGCGCGCTCGCCTCCGGCGGGGACGTGGGCCGCGGCGGCGTGCCGCCGGTGGCGCTGCTGGTGGTGCTCTCCGCGATGGTGTCGGCCTTCGGCAACGTGCTGCAGAAGAAGCGGCTCGCCGACGTCACGCCCGCGGTGAACCTGTGGGTGCAGACGCTGGTGGGCGGGCTGCTGCTGCTCTCGCTGCACGGGGTCTTCCAGCCGCACGCGCCCGCGCACTTCAGCCTCAAGGCGGTGGGGTGCCTCCTGTACCTCGCGGCCTTCGGCACGGTGGCGACCTTCCTGTGCCTCTTCTGGCTGCTCAAGCGCGTGTCGATGGTGGCCATCGGCGTCATCCCGCTTGCGGACACGATGATCGCGGTGTGTCTGGGGACGGCCGTACTGGGAGAGCAGCTCGGCTGGCGGCAGGCGGCCGGCGCGGTGCTGGTGTTCCTCGGCGCGGCGGCGGCGAACCTGGAGCCCGCGCCGAAGCCCGCTCCCGCCTGTGCGCCCGGGGAATGA